One window of Fibrobacter sp. UWEL genomic DNA carries:
- the sppA gene encoding signal peptide peptidase SppA: MMFNCKNLFCSALTLMGLAFAYIPGESGFISTDYEHGIWGNPAGLTALGSRGALVSYDYDKETTNFRMGGNLDHWAAGYQYTFDRDHHNEARWSVGHGSAFLSNTMFWGTRITALRSSEFDGTEWSLSQGFIYRPFNFLSLGYSTENLLYVGPKSPDRILNLGATLRVNNAFNVSYDVENLENHRLLLEMGAYGFRFGFMFPLYGNEKEWRLSVSTSLGGYSDVALHVYDDLLPKGGVFSYHSSRSPKTSMRGKIVRIPLDMDVTETSESMPFLGERSINIWKVRNLFEHIYQDPSCGLVILDFSGYRGNLGISSEIDAAVQKLKAKGGFVISYVDDIRPAVLMASAHVDRIVAEPSAHLTWRGLGGDILYYKGLFDKLGVKVEFLRHGKFKSAVEPYIADSMSVEARSNMDSLYKNLWWMIEKSIARRLPSGIQNKDAFLDSLASNPVITAKAAQKAHLIDTTLYIDQVPAYTLKTLFDLDAPNAYATTWRPMDTKIFDEHWGPRKEIAVLNINGTIDNRMEKKVMEQLRELPGSSAKALIVRISSPGGSAIASDKIWGALRHVSELGIPVVASIGNIGASGGYFIACGADMIVSEPFAIVGSIGIYGGKVDASGLLEKLGLRSEAVKTHPYADAQTFNRPWTDVEKAALQEYMDDFYERFTGVVSKATKIPQSVVDSLYGGGRVMSGLKARDAGLVHRLGGIDEAILAAKELAGMSASTEVKIHLLNSDDEFAVPSLKANAAALNYAVDFLMDLEQVKFWAIEPMFWGIE; this comes from the coding sequence ATGATGTTCAACTGCAAGAATCTTTTTTGTTCCGCCTTGACCTTGATGGGTCTCGCCTTCGCCTACATTCCTGGTGAATCGGGATTTATCTCCACGGATTACGAACACGGTATCTGGGGAAATCCTGCGGGGCTTACTGCGCTGGGGTCCAGAGGTGCCTTAGTATCCTACGACTACGATAAGGAAACCACAAATTTCCGAATGGGCGGTAACTTGGATCATTGGGCTGCTGGCTATCAGTATACCTTTGATAGGGATCATCATAACGAAGCTCGCTGGAGTGTGGGGCATGGAAGCGCTTTCCTTTCAAACACGATGTTCTGGGGGACCCGCATAACTGCACTGCGTAGTTCTGAATTTGACGGAACGGAATGGAGCTTGTCTCAGGGATTTATTTATCGTCCCTTTAATTTTCTTTCCTTGGGTTATTCCACAGAGAACTTGCTGTATGTAGGACCGAAATCTCCCGATCGAATTTTGAATCTGGGTGCCACTCTGCGGGTGAATAACGCCTTCAATGTCAGCTACGACGTGGAAAATCTTGAAAACCATCGCTTGCTGCTTGAAATGGGCGCTTATGGATTCCGCTTTGGTTTTATGTTCCCTCTTTATGGAAACGAAAAGGAATGGCGCCTGTCGGTTTCCACCTCCCTAGGGGGCTACAGCGACGTTGCCCTTCATGTGTATGATGACCTTCTTCCCAAGGGAGGCGTGTTCAGCTATCATTCATCCCGCAGTCCTAAGACTTCTATGCGCGGCAAGATTGTTCGTATCCCGCTGGATATGGACGTGACGGAAACCTCCGAAAGTATGCCCTTCCTGGGCGAACGTTCCATCAATATCTGGAAGGTTCGTAACCTGTTTGAGCATATCTATCAGGATCCCTCCTGCGGGCTTGTGATTCTGGACTTCTCCGGCTACCGCGGCAATCTGGGCATTTCCAGCGAAATTGACGCTGCTGTCCAGAAACTGAAGGCGAAGGGCGGCTTCGTGATTTCCTATGTGGATGATATTCGTCCTGCAGTTCTGATGGCGTCCGCTCATGTGGACCGCATTGTGGCAGAACCCTCGGCTCACTTGACTTGGAGAGGTTTAGGTGGCGACATCCTTTATTACAAGGGCTTGTTTGACAAGCTGGGTGTGAAGGTTGAATTCCTCCGTCATGGAAAGTTCAAGTCCGCTGTGGAACCATACATTGCAGATTCCATGTCCGTGGAAGCTCGCAGCAACATGGATTCTCTATATAAAAACTTGTGGTGGATGATTGAAAAATCCATTGCTCGCCGTCTTCCCAGTGGAATACAAAACAAGGATGCTTTCCTGGACTCCTTGGCATCAAATCCCGTGATTACGGCAAAGGCCGCCCAGAAGGCTCATCTCATCGATACTACTCTCTATATTGATCAGGTTCCTGCCTATACGCTCAAGACCTTGTTTGACTTGGATGCTCCAAATGCTTATGCTACGACCTGGCGTCCTATGGATACGAAGATTTTCGATGAACACTGGGGACCCCGCAAGGAAATTGCAGTTCTGAATATTAATGGAACCATTGATAATCGTATGGAAAAGAAGGTGATGGAGCAGCTCCGCGAATTGCCGGGATCTTCTGCGAAAGCGCTGATTGTTCGAATTTCATCACCAGGTGGCAGCGCCATTGCTTCTGACAAGATTTGGGGTGCACTTCGTCACGTAAGTGAACTGGGAATTCCCGTAGTTGCAAGTATTGGTAACATCGGTGCTTCGGGTGGTTACTTCATTGCCTGTGGGGCTGACATGATTGTCTCTGAACCCTTTGCCATTGTGGGAAGCATCGGTATTTATGGTGGTAAGGTTGACGCTTCTGGACTTCTGGAAAAATTGGGCCTTCGTAGTGAGGCGGTAAAGACTCATCCCTATGCAGATGCTCAAACCTTTAATCGTCCATGGACCGATGTTGAAAAGGCTGCCCTCCAGGAATATATGGATGACTTCTATGAACGCTTTACGGGTGTAGTGTCCAAGGCTACCAAGATTCCTCAGAGTGTGGTGGATTCCCTTTATGGAGGCGGTCGCGTCATGTCTGGCTTGAAGGCTCGTGACGCTGGTCTTGTTCATCGTCTTGGTGGTATTGACGAGGCGATTCTTGCTGCTAAGGAATTGGCTGGAATGAGTGCTTCCACGGAAGTGAAAATACACTTGCTGAATTCCGATGATGAGTTCGCGGTTCCTTCCTTGAAGGCGAATGCGGCCGCTTTGAATTATGCAGTTGATTTCTTGATGGATCTGGAACAGGTGAAGTTCTGGGCTATTGAACCCATGTTCTGGGGTATCGAATAA
- a CDS encoding CotH kinase family protein — MRSFFVILILCLVCSSCVWNGNDEDLEYLPLDDSEYPYAGLPRLVIETDHFAQIIDRETELPAHLQIYGKSGPETEILDLTVKGRGHSSFEMSKYGIKLEFKEKTKLFEMPSNRDWVLVSNQIDKTMLRNYITYQLAWILEDEYAPRCTFVEVFLNRKYIGLYLLAEHMKVGKNRINIIQDSTSFFIEKTKSPDPDDLYFESSMENVFKVRYPKNASVNVISSIKNDVDHLEKQLSIPNTDLNQYIDLQDFVRYYAIQEFSKNVDGAFDRSIYITKEANDVFKMGPVWDFDVAYGLFNGSKTSPSDWYARKQGWYKHLVRNPQFSKAYTEYWRDHKNQFLALKDSIDVTWPKIHKAVINDEKRWPILNNNQDWPFVDSYPNYEAAIDSLKIWISNRAEWISSHL; from the coding sequence ATGCGTTCGTTTTTCGTCATTCTCATCTTATGCCTCGTATGCAGTTCTTGCGTCTGGAACGGCAATGATGAAGATTTGGAATACTTACCCTTGGACGATTCCGAATATCCGTACGCAGGCCTCCCCCGACTAGTCATTGAAACAGATCATTTCGCACAAATCATTGACCGAGAAACAGAACTTCCTGCACACCTGCAAATATACGGCAAGAGCGGGCCAGAGACAGAGATACTGGATTTAACCGTAAAAGGGCGAGGCCACTCCAGCTTCGAGATGTCAAAATACGGCATCAAATTAGAATTCAAGGAAAAAACAAAACTGTTTGAAATGCCCTCAAATCGGGACTGGGTTCTGGTATCCAATCAAATCGACAAAACCATGCTCAGGAACTACATTACCTACCAACTTGCATGGATTCTTGAAGACGAGTACGCTCCAAGATGTACCTTTGTTGAGGTTTTCCTAAACCGGAAATATATCGGTCTGTATTTGTTGGCAGAACACATGAAAGTGGGTAAGAATAGAATTAACATTATTCAGGATTCCACTAGTTTTTTCATCGAGAAAACGAAATCTCCCGATCCGGACGATCTGTATTTTGAGAGCTCTATGGAAAATGTTTTTAAGGTCCGGTATCCTAAAAACGCATCCGTCAACGTCATTTCTTCCATAAAAAACGACGTAGATCATTTAGAAAAACAACTGTCTATACCAAACACCGACCTGAATCAGTATATAGACTTGCAGGATTTTGTCCGATACTACGCCATCCAGGAATTTTCAAAAAACGTAGATGGAGCCTTTGACCGTAGCATTTACATCACCAAGGAAGCGAATGACGTTTTCAAGATGGGGCCGGTTTGGGACTTCGATGTAGCATATGGGCTTTTCAACGGTTCAAAAACATCTCCTAGCGACTGGTACGCAAGGAAACAAGGATGGTACAAGCATCTCGTTCGGAACCCCCAGTTCAGTAAGGCATACACCGAATACTGGAGGGATCACAAGAACCAGTTTTTAGCACTAAAAGACTCCATAGATGTAACATGGCCCAAAATCCATAAAGCCGTGATAAACGACGAAAAAAGGTGGCCTATTCTTAACAATAACCAGGACTGGCCCTTTGTGGATAGCTATCCTAACTACGAGGCAGCCATAGACAGCCTCAAGATATGGATCTCCAATCGAGCAGAATGGATTTCGAGCCATTTGTAA
- a CDS encoding lipopolysaccharide biosynthesis protein: protein MERAGVQVMQFVVTIVLARLLVPEQFGLIALVAIVISIADVFVQSGLGIALIRKKEVDDLDYSSVFFASLTIAAAVYSIIFVSAPFISDFFNQDGLTPVIRVLTLTLFIGVFSSIQNAYVARHMMFRKLFFRGLCATIPSGALGILLAYQGFGVWALVTQQLSNAAFSVLAMWITVPWRPHLQFSWERLKTLFSFGWKLLVSSLIDNIYDKIRALVIGKMFSSAALAFNDRGDQFPKLLITNINNSISAVLLPSLSAYQDDKPQLKRLARRSIVTSSFVIIPMMTGLAVLAKPFVLILLGEKWLPCVPFIQAYCFTYALYPIHSANLSAINAMGRSDIFLKLEIIKKIYGFALLVGSYLYFKTPIGLAYGAMVSAVISTFVNASPNKKLMGYSYFEQVKDICPSFILAAVMALGMYGFSLIEMNLHVSFVLQIILGIIVYLGLAKILHLECFEYIIKTIFELRKKHGR from the coding sequence ATGGAACGCGCCGGCGTACAAGTGATGCAGTTCGTCGTCACCATCGTCCTCGCTAGATTACTCGTTCCAGAACAATTTGGTCTTATCGCCCTTGTCGCTATTGTCATTTCCATTGCAGACGTTTTTGTACAAAGTGGCCTTGGCATCGCACTCATCCGCAAAAAAGAAGTCGACGACCTTGACTATTCTTCTGTTTTCTTCGCAAGCCTAACCATTGCCGCGGCCGTATATTCCATCATTTTTGTATCAGCGCCATTCATCTCGGACTTTTTCAATCAGGACGGGTTGACTCCGGTCATTCGCGTTTTGACGTTGACCCTGTTTATTGGAGTTTTTAGTTCCATACAGAACGCCTATGTTGCAAGGCATATGATGTTCAGGAAGCTCTTTTTCCGAGGGCTTTGCGCAACCATTCCCTCGGGAGCTTTAGGCATTCTCTTGGCCTATCAGGGCTTTGGCGTATGGGCTCTTGTAACTCAGCAATTGTCAAACGCGGCGTTTTCCGTTCTGGCCATGTGGATTACAGTTCCATGGCGACCCCACCTGCAATTTTCCTGGGAACGTCTAAAGACCTTATTTTCCTTCGGCTGGAAGCTCCTGGTTTCATCCCTCATTGACAATATCTACGACAAGATCCGAGCTCTTGTCATCGGCAAAATGTTTTCTTCCGCTGCGTTGGCATTTAATGATCGAGGGGACCAGTTTCCGAAATTGCTCATCACCAACATCAACAATTCCATTTCAGCAGTCCTTTTGCCGTCCCTTTCCGCCTACCAGGACGACAAGCCTCAACTGAAGAGACTGGCCCGACGTTCAATCGTTACTAGTTCCTTTGTCATTATCCCCATGATGACGGGCCTCGCCGTACTTGCCAAGCCGTTCGTATTAATTCTTCTTGGCGAAAAATGGCTCCCCTGCGTGCCCTTTATCCAGGCATACTGCTTTACCTACGCGCTTTACCCCATCCATTCCGCAAACCTCTCCGCGATTAACGCCATGGGACGTAGCGACATATTCTTGAAACTGGAAATCATCAAGAAAATCTACGGTTTCGCCTTGCTAGTGGGAAGCTACCTCTACTTCAAGACTCCTATTGGTTTGGCATACGGAGCTATGGTATCCGCAGTCATTAGCACCTTCGTCAACGCCTCTCCAAACAAAAAACTAATGGGATACAGTTACTTTGAACAGGTCAAAGACATCTGTCCCTCCTTCATCCTGGCGGCAGTGATGGCATTGGGAATGTATGGTTTCAGCCTAATTGAGATGAACCTACACGTTTCCTTTGTTTTGCAGATCATTTTGGGAATCATCGTATACCTCGGTTTAGCCAAAATATTACATTTAGAATGTTTCGAGTATATTATCAAAACGATTTTTGAACTTAGGAAAAAACATGGCCGATAA
- a CDS encoding DegT/DnrJ/EryC1/StrS aminotransferase family protein has translation MADKQITVTSPLLPKLDDFIPMLQDIWDRKWLTNNGFYHKELEKALADYLGVKYISLFTNGTLPLITALQALKITGEVITTPYSFVATTHSIWWNGLKPVFVDVDEETGNIDPEKIEAAITPHTTAIMPVHVYGTPCNMKRIQEIADIYGLKIIYDAAHAFGVKKDGESVLKAGDMSTLSFHATKVYNTIEGGALVCHDEATKKRIDYLKNFGFADETTVVAPGINSKMDEFRAAYGLLNLKQVDSAIESRKHVAKAYRAGIKDVPGLRCLQDIEGVHHNYSYFPIFINKEYGMSRDELYAKLRENNILGRRYFYPLISTFSAYKGLESANPKNLPVAHKLADQVLCLPMYAGLEDNSVDRIIDIIQKNA, from the coding sequence ATGGCCGATAAGCAAATCACAGTTACCTCCCCCCTCCTGCCGAAGCTGGACGATTTTATTCCCATGCTTCAGGACATCTGGGATAGAAAATGGTTGACTAACAACGGATTCTACCACAAGGAACTTGAGAAAGCTCTGGCAGACTATCTTGGAGTCAAGTACATCAGCTTATTTACAAACGGTACCCTCCCCCTCATTACCGCATTACAGGCGTTGAAGATTACCGGGGAAGTGATTACCACGCCTTACAGCTTCGTTGCGACAACCCACTCCATCTGGTGGAACGGTCTCAAGCCTGTTTTTGTAGACGTTGATGAAGAAACTGGCAATATCGATCCGGAAAAGATCGAAGCTGCCATTACACCCCATACTACAGCCATCATGCCCGTCCATGTTTACGGCACACCCTGTAACATGAAGCGCATCCAGGAAATCGCAGACATTTACGGTTTGAAAATCATCTATGATGCAGCGCATGCCTTCGGCGTCAAGAAAGATGGCGAATCCGTATTGAAGGCGGGCGATATGAGCACTCTCAGTTTTCACGCAACCAAGGTATACAATACTATCGAAGGCGGCGCCCTGGTCTGCCACGACGAAGCCACCAAGAAGCGTATTGATTACCTCAAGAACTTCGGTTTTGCCGACGAAACAACAGTTGTTGCCCCTGGCATCAACAGCAAGATGGATGAATTCCGAGCTGCATATGGTTTGTTGAACCTTAAGCAGGTCGACTCCGCCATCGAAAGTCGCAAGCACGTTGCAAAAGCATATCGTGCAGGTATCAAGGACGTTCCCGGCCTTCGTTGTCTCCAGGACATCGAAGGCGTTCATCACAATTATTCCTATTTTCCCATCTTCATCAACAAAGAATATGGAATGAGCAGAGATGAACTTTACGCAAAGCTTCGCGAAAACAATATTCTAGGCCGCCGTTACTTCTATCCCTTGATCAGCACATTCTCTGCCTACAAGGGCCTAGAATCTGCCAATCCTAAAAATCTTCCTGTAGCCCATAAGCTAGCAGACCAGGTTCTTTGCCTACCCATGTATGCAGGCTTAGAAGACAATTCTGTAGACAGAATCATTGACATCATTCAGAAAAACGCATAA
- a CDS encoding acetyl-CoA carboxylase biotin carboxylase subunit family protein, whose protein sequence is MKNCNLQGKKLLVLAGADVHIKIVKAAKELGVYTIVTDYLKPEDSPAKQIADESWMLSITDVDAIVEKCKEAHVDGVLAFCIDPAQIPYQQVCEKLQKPCYGTKEQFQTFTNKRPFKDFCKAHNVGVIPEYTVADVENDNVKYPVLVKPTDSRGSRGISICNNKDEVYKALEIAKAESHDNGALIERYMYGKQDMAFAYMVIDGQPYLVKIGDRIVGKVEDNLQCQHMATILPSKNTEQFKRDIEPNIIKMIQATGMKFGSLFLQGFWEDGQVFMYDPGLRFPGSDFDVVTKETTGFDSMKAFVHFALTGDTTAQYGNPEIAYNYNGGICLILSVATRPGTIATFQGMDVIAANPCVRVASQRYRTGETVPQSGDVRQRVAEFVAFLPKREEVQKFIDFVYEKLSILDENGNDMIVSKVVYTH, encoded by the coding sequence ATGAAAAATTGCAATCTTCAAGGAAAAAAACTTCTCGTACTCGCTGGCGCAGACGTCCATATCAAGATCGTTAAAGCAGCCAAGGAATTGGGCGTTTACACAATCGTCACCGACTATTTAAAGCCAGAAGATTCTCCAGCAAAGCAAATTGCAGATGAATCCTGGATGCTGAGTATTACAGATGTAGACGCAATTGTGGAAAAATGTAAAGAAGCCCATGTGGACGGCGTTCTTGCATTCTGCATTGACCCTGCACAGATTCCCTATCAGCAAGTTTGCGAAAAATTACAGAAGCCCTGCTACGGAACAAAAGAACAATTCCAGACATTTACCAATAAAAGGCCTTTTAAGGACTTTTGCAAGGCTCACAACGTTGGAGTTATTCCTGAATACACTGTTGCAGACGTTGAAAACGACAATGTCAAATACCCTGTTCTGGTAAAGCCAACTGACAGTAGAGGCTCTAGGGGAATTTCCATCTGCAACAACAAGGACGAAGTTTATAAGGCTCTCGAAATCGCCAAGGCTGAATCCCATGACAACGGCGCCTTGATTGAACGCTATATGTATGGCAAACAGGACATGGCCTTTGCCTATATGGTTATTGACGGCCAGCCCTATTTGGTCAAAATTGGAGATCGAATTGTAGGCAAGGTTGAAGACAACCTGCAATGCCAACATATGGCGACAATTCTCCCCTCCAAGAACACCGAACAATTCAAAAGAGACATCGAGCCAAACATCATTAAAATGATTCAAGCCACAGGTATGAAGTTCGGCTCTTTATTCCTCCAAGGATTTTGGGAAGATGGACAGGTATTCATGTACGACCCTGGTTTAAGATTCCCCGGATCTGACTTTGACGTAGTCACTAAGGAAACCACCGGCTTTGACAGTATGAAGGCATTTGTGCATTTCGCCCTCACTGGCGATACCACTGCCCAGTATGGCAATCCGGAGATTGCCTACAACTATAATGGAGGAATTTGTCTTATTCTCTCCGTAGCAACACGTCCTGGCACAATTGCAACTTTCCAGGGAATGGATGTTATTGCAGCAAATCCCTGTGTAAGGGTCGCTAGTCAAAGATACCGCACTGGAGAAACCGTCCCCCAATCAGGCGACGTTAGACAAAGAGTTGCGGAATTTGTCGCATTTTTACCCAAAAGAGAAGAAGTTCAAAAATTCATTGACTTTGTGTATGAGAAATTAAGTATTTTAGACGAAAATGGAAACGACATGATTGTTTCCAAGGTTGTTTACACACATTAA
- a CDS encoding NAD/NADP-dependent octopine/nopaline dehydrogenase family protein, translating to MARDLSYLATCPIAVLGAGAVGKTSAADCKLAGREVRLYSRSKKSLAYLDKTGILLDGIQRNLYGFERSGRAHLDMYTNNMAEAVKGAKLILMSIPALAHEDYLKALVPCLEDGMVIHTFTDNYASLLLRKYMREMGCTKDIIIGGWSSAPYGTRVEKVQGFWTNHVGIKYRAISLRGACLPMKDIDDFMESAKYLPCMDSVTKGDGPTRGDTMMDIGFSNVNPVIHVPASLLGVSSMENWSLVYGNEPDSYSMYSHGLCPSICRVQYQFYQEECAIAKAMGIESPFYSYEMFFSRRSILTQEYMGLDENGKDNVVFPLDKPCDEGNTGPNSIDHRYITEDIPVGCKIYHDLGVKFGVPTPIIDSMIILGGAMHEKSFFENTKYNLDYLGIGHMDKDQLLDYMRNGNYVEKK from the coding sequence ATGGCAAGAGATCTCTCTTATTTAGCAACCTGCCCCATTGCAGTTCTCGGAGCAGGTGCAGTCGGAAAAACAAGCGCAGCAGATTGTAAGCTGGCAGGACGTGAAGTTCGTCTTTACTCCAGAAGCAAAAAGTCCTTGGCTTATCTCGATAAAACCGGTATTTTGCTGGACGGCATCCAGAGAAACCTCTATGGTTTCGAAAGATCTGGCAGAGCACACCTAGACATGTACACCAATAACATGGCCGAAGCAGTGAAGGGCGCCAAGCTCATTTTGATGTCCATTCCTGCACTCGCCCACGAAGACTACCTCAAGGCTCTCGTTCCCTGCCTTGAAGACGGCATGGTCATCCATACATTTACCGACAACTACGCAAGCCTTCTGCTGCGCAAGTATATGCGAGAAATGGGTTGCACAAAGGACATTATCATCGGTGGCTGGAGTTCTGCACCTTATGGCACTCGCGTTGAAAAGGTTCAGGGTTTCTGGACAAACCATGTCGGCATCAAGTATCGTGCAATTTCTCTTCGTGGCGCATGCTTGCCCATGAAGGACATCGACGATTTCATGGAATCCGCAAAATATCTTCCCTGCATGGATTCTGTCACTAAGGGCGATGGTCCCACCAGAGGCGATACCATGATGGACATCGGATTCTCTAACGTGAACCCGGTCATCCACGTGCCTGCATCTCTTCTCGGCGTTTCCAGCATGGAAAACTGGTCTCTAGTTTACGGTAACGAACCGGATTCCTACTCCATGTACTCTCACGGACTTTGCCCCTCCATTTGTCGCGTTCAGTACCAGTTCTACCAGGAAGAATGCGCAATTGCAAAGGCAATGGGCATCGAAAGCCCCTTCTATTCTTACGAAATGTTCTTCTCCCGCCGCTCAATCCTTACTCAGGAATACATGGGTCTTGATGAAAACGGCAAGGATAACGTCGTGTTCCCGCTGGATAAGCCCTGCGACGAAGGCAACACCGGTCCGAACTCTATCGATCACAGATACATCACAGAAGACATTCCTGTGGGCTGTAAGATTTACCATGATCTCGGCGTTAAGTTCGGTGTCCCGACCCCCATCATTGACTCCATGATTATCCTTGGTGGTGCAATGCACGAAAAGAGCTTCTTTGAAAACACCAAGTACAATCTTGACTATCTCGGAATCGGCCATATGGATAAGGACCAGCTGTTGGACTACATGCGCAACGGCAACTACGTCGAAAAGAAGTAA